In Mustelus asterias chromosome 16, sMusAst1.hap1.1, whole genome shotgun sequence, one DNA window encodes the following:
- the LOC144505125 gene encoding uncharacterized protein LOC144505125, giving the protein MWAKFALILCQHHFILSWAAESPTTHGTTQTSSTTNATASLSGNSSSAVSSPTHPTTTSQNITAASSSKTDAYSPLSSSTLTIVSDTSELNSTLLPTTSLNFTFQNSTPGNATTVLPTSIPNITLSSSVSWTSYSPNVTNNSSQSDNTTGTTHSPLTNNTTGTTHSPLTNNTTGTTHSPLTNNTTSLHTNATDSSFTSQEPTSLPNSTGRSEVTTPKPTTFTTATALTSSSPTSLSSISLLTNSTGKQDRIATSSDTGTALTIIVCLVLVAIAVLGLVMYLKKRRVFYSRLQEDNTAGTWSNYNNPAFEDL; this is encoded by the exons ATGTGGGCGAAGTTCGCGCTGATTTTATGTCAGCACCACTTTATCCTTTCCTGGG CCGCCGAAAGCCCGACTACGCACGGAACAACACAAACCAGTTCTACCACAAACGCAACTGCATCTCTGTCAGGAAATTCATCCAGCGCTGTTAGCTCCCCCACGCATCCTACCACAACCTCGCAAAACATTACAGCAGCCAGCAGTTCAAAAACAGATGCATACTCTCCACTTTCTTCCTCCACTCTGACTATAGTCTCAGACACAAGCGAGCTAAACAGCACCCTGTTACCCACTACATCATTGAATTTCACCTTTCAGAACAGTACACCTGGAAATGCCACAACAGTGCTGCCCACCTCAATTCCCAACATAACACTGAGTAGTTCCGTCTCCTGGACCAGTTATTCGCCGAACGTGACAAATAACTCATCTCAGAGTGATAACACGACTGGGACAACGCACAGTCCGCTGACAAATAACACGACTGGGACAACGCACAGTCCGCTGACAAATAACACGACTGGCACAACGCACAGTCCGCTGACAAATAACACGACTTCACTTCATACCAATGCCACCGACAGTTCTTTCACAAGTCAGGAACCAACATCCCTCCCAAACAGTACCGGGCGCAGCGAGGTCACCACACCAAAACCCACCACCTTCACAACAGCTACCGCTCTGACATCTTCGAGCCCAACCTCCCTATCAAGCATCAGTCTCTTAACCAACAGCACAGGGAAGCAGGACAGAATTGCAACTTCCAGTGATACAG GAACAGCTTTAACTATTATAGTGTGTTTGGTACTCGTTGCCATAGCAGTACTGGGCTTGGTGATGTATTTAAAGAAAAG GAGAGTGTTTTATAGCCGCCTACAGGAAGACAATACAGCTGGAACTTGGAGCAATTACAACAACCCCGCCTTTGAAGATTTATGA